In the Populus trichocarpa isolate Nisqually-1 chromosome 8, P.trichocarpa_v4.1, whole genome shotgun sequence genome, AACTTGATGTGGTTGCTCCTAGAatgtacatgttttttttttcctatcatacATATTTCTTCTGTGTTCTTTGTACATAGAATTTTTTGCAGAAGGGACAGTCATCTGGGCTGGCCACCGGAAAATTGGTCTCGCTTGGAGACCCAAAGTTTCTGTGTAAATAGAAAGCGATACACCTCCTGTCATCTCCggtgctttcttcttcttttttttttggactggGGAAGTTGCATTCGTGTTAAATCGAATACCTCTGATGAATATTCGAGTGCAAAATAAGAATACAAAGGTCATTCACCAAACCACACCATGCTCTCCGCATAAAGAACCAGGCAATGCAATTTGCTCTTTGATCTGCTTGTCCCGAATTTCCTGGAAACAAATTTGTAATTGTCAAAGACAcgggagaaaagaaaaggattagaCTTTCAATTAGCGAACAATTTTCTTTAGTTTGGTTTTGTATgataatttatcaaaagaaattcaGTTTATGGTTTGCAAACAAAATGCGAGAACACGAATATTtattaagataaattataattaatattttattatatttaaaaaaaaatgggttgagCGTATGTTTTCATCATGGTGTTCTTGCTcgatagttattaaatttgatctggGAGTTGATTCTGTTAAAGAATCGAGTTTTGAGTTATACTGGTTGATCCGAGTCaacctagaaaaattaaaaaaaatatatttgaagtttaaaagattatttcaaaaggtttttttatcttatattaaaaaaaaatgatttttttattgtgaatataGCATATATTACTAAAAGGTTTTAAATTCTacgttgaaaaaataaaatatttttctagtatttatataatgaactttttaaaaaattaataataagcaactaaaaattatatatataaaaaatatctaactaagaaaaaaaatacatttaaaaaaaaaaacctgcaatTGTGAAGTCCAGAAGTACCATCTACTCATCACAATTTGCTCCACCACACCAACTGCTAAGCTCCAAGATCCCACAACTTTGTCATTTACAATAATAGAAGAGATAATTGCTAATATTTGTAAGGAATAATTTACTATTTTGATTAATCTCAGTATTGAAGAAAGTTCACAAGCAATTTCATCGCTGcttaattttcatgatgaaaGTGATCcgactttatttgttttttgttttaaaaatattttaaaaaaaataattttttttatttttatatttcaaattaattatttcggtgtttttagatcgttttgatgaaataatgtaaaaattaattttttaaaataaaaaattattattttaatatatttataagtaaaatacacttaaaaaaataattgcaagaaCACTCCCTAACGCCTCCTagcatttagtttttatacattaaaatCCACTACTCTCTCCTTTATGATATGGATGTAGTCCACATTTCAATTTATGCATTTACGAGTGTTATCTTCACACGTAAGCAAGCTCCAGAGTCTGTGGGTAATCACATGCTTGGAGAGGAAGAAACAGTTTGCATCTCAGCAAAACCTTTTCCTTTAAAATGCGGGAAATGAAATTTCACCGTGAAAGCGAAGGAATCCATCCAATTATTCTGTTTAAGCCACCGCGTCcacatacaaaacaaaaaatcaaaaatttaaaaaaaaaaaggaagagaaagccgcaaagtaaaaaaaaaaactaaaaaacttcaTAAAAGGACAGGGGAATCGTCCGTCGAGTTCTCACATTTCGCACTCAACTCAAACAATTTCGCGTGTGTATCTCGAGTTTCGTGCCCGTCTCAGTCTCTTCAAAGTCATGACCACCACGTGTCGGTTACCCAACCCCCGAGCCCCagataaattcaacaaaacccATTTCCGAAAGCAAACAAGCAAGACAGACACCATTAGAAAAATTCTTTGATCctgaaattcaattcaattcaattacattaaaaatcaaaaccctatATCTCGTACCTTTTGAAAAGCTGAGAAAGAAGGTGAGTTTATGTTAGAAAAGCGACTGAGAAAATCTTTGTAAGtagtaaaaaaatgaaggaaacaACCGAGATAATGTGCAATGTTATTGATGTGCAGTATCAACTTTGCCTGGCTAAAGATCAGCAGAACATGGCTCCTTCAACTCCGGTTTTTGATTCGATTTCCACAGAAGTCTCGCGTTTTGAGACGGTACGTTCTTTAATTCTCAAGATTTATTATcggtttctttattttttgcttgaagTTACTTTCTTTTTGTGGGTTTCAAGATTGTTCTTTTATTAGCTAATAGCAGCTTGTGATTCCCTTTTAAGGAAGAATCTAAATTGGgcgtttgttttttaacttttttttttttgggtttctcgAGATAATTGGACTGCCAATTTTTATTGATTCCGCGTGTGTTCTGGTGGAATTTCGGTCCCCGACTGAAAATTTACTGTTGTTTGTGTTTAGGGGGCAATTTGTTCGGTCCTGAATGGTGTCATAAGGCGATTGATTAGTCAAGGATTACAAGTTAGATACTCGCCTTTTACTTTATGGTTAAGGATAATAGGATtagctttatttctttttggtaTAATTTGTGGGTTTTCAGCTATAAATTATGGGTTTTCCCTTGATTTATCAGATGTTGAATCCTAGCTCATGAAGTCAAAAGGGTTGTACAATTTAATATGCGGGGCTTAATGAAAACAGTGTTAGGGAGTTGGAATTTGCCTTGAAATCTCTACAACCTATTGTGCTTTATGTGTTAGTGAGTCATTTTGGGTTTgttatcatctttttttcacATGCTTTCTTGTCCAAAGtgcagtttatttattttaaacgcTGTATCATTGTATTTTCTGCTTTACAATTGATTTCTCCGAACATGTACTTACCTCTTTATCTCTTGCATTGTAGGTCGTGGAGTCTTCTGCTGCCAAGCTTTTTCCTCGCATCCGTTCTGGTAGCTATGCAGATATTGGATCAAGGCCGTCTATGGATGATGAACACGTTAGGATTGATGATCTATCTGCCCATCTGGGTTCTTATTTCAAGTGTCCGAGCTCTTTTTATGCAGTTTTTGATGGTCATGGAGGGCCTGATGCAGCTGCTTATGTCAAGAGGAATGCTGTGAGGTTGTTTTTTGAAGATGTTCACTTGCCACAAACATCTGATGTTGATGATGTCTTCCTAAGAGCACTGTTAAATTCCCATAGGGAAGCGTTTTTACAGGCTGACTCTGCATTGGCTGATAAAAGCATTGTTAGCAGTTCATGTGGAACAACAGCATTGACTGCCCTAGTTCTTGGAAGGCATTTAGTGGTTGCAAATGCTGGTGACTGTCGAGCTGTTCTCTGTAGGAAAGGGGTAGCCGTTGATGTGTCTCAAGATCACAAGCCTTCTTATTTGCCAGAACGCAGACGGGTTGAGGAGTTGGGTGGTCGTGTTCAAGGTGAATATCTTAATGGTCCTTCTGTTACTCGAGCCCTTTCTGTTACTCGAGCCCTTGGAGATTGGGATTTTAAGCTTCCAGTTGGCTCCACATCACCTCTCACTGCTGAGCCAGAGGTTCAACAGTTTATGTTAACAGAGGCTGATGAATTCTTGATTATTGGTTGTGATGGTATCTGGGACGTTATGTCAAGCCAGCATGCTGTCAGCCTTGTCCGTCGTGGGCTTAGGCGGCATGATGACCCAGAACTTAGTGCCAGAGAACTAGTCATGGAAGCATCACGCCTCCATTCAGCTGATAATCTCACTGCTGTTGTTGTCTGCTTCGCTTCACCTAATCCTGTTGAGTCATGCGAACCTCGAAGCCGAAGGTTGAGGTTCTTCTGTCTCTCTGAGGAGGCTCGGAGCAAGCTGAAGAGCTTGTTCGAAGGCAATTGAATGTGCATACAAATTATTTCACGTTATTTACTGATGTTTGGTATGGTAAAGGATTTTCATCTGCTGTGACTGTTTCGGATGTTTTAGAAAAACAGCCAGCGGTTTTGTAGGGTAGAGGAGCGGGCGGGGTTAGGGTAATACATCAAGTGAAATGCTAGTCTTTGTTGTTTACTGACAGTGCAAGGTTATTTTGGTTTCATTGGGTTCCGCTCAATGCGATGGTctgttgtcttttttctttgttttctcttgTACACATCATCTCTGTTTACGTGTCCATGGGGATAATGAAACGAGACTTCAACTTATGTGTCATGTGCCTCTTGAATGCAATCCTAGTTACAAGTCTAATTCTTGAGAATGTGAGcgatatttaataaaagaaattgttttagaAGTAAGAACTATAGGAACCTTATTTACttatggattttttattttttttcactcgtCGGGAGGGCTTTGATATTCACGTGCAACCCCTTTTGAGAATTTGCCTCTCCTATTTTGTCCCAAAGCCAAaggatatttttcattttcgcCATCCTTGTTGGTTTCCAGCATCCGAACCTCGTTCACAAAATCGATCAAATGGTTTCACGACAAATTTCGTTCGAGCTGGCTTTAGTAGTGGCACACAAAGGCCTCATCATCTTAGCAGGAATTGTTGTCTAAGCTCGCTACCCACCAGGCAAATATAAGAAAAGGGTAATGCTAGGATTTCTAAGGCCACCATTTTCTAGaatttcaataaacaaaatCTACATTGATATTTTGTACTTGGCAGAGACAAGACCGTTTGATTTGTTATCTTCCTAACCCACCTAAGAAAAAGCTCATCTTGATCAATATATCTCAACCGTTCAACCGTTGAATATACACCATCTCTAGGGGCAACACCCCCATTAGAAAACACTGTACATTTGTAAATTTTGGAAGGCATCAAAATCAAACCGGACTTCCCATTTTTTATGAATAGGAAATTAAGTACCTAAACTTTATATATTAGCCGATGACCCACAAATCTGCTTTTCATAAATGGTTCGTGTTCAATGTTAAATCAAGGACAGGCCTCCCTTCAATCAAAGAATAGAAATGCCAACGTCTGCCATTACATCAAAACCATAACAGTAAAGGAAAGAACAGCTCAGCCAGTTATAAAATAAGATACACTTGATTTCTACCCtaagaaaagtaaaaagcaaaaaccttttttataatattctatCATACCTCACCAGCTGTTAGATTATATATGATTTGTAGTTTTTGCTCCGTAGggtattgtttattttagtttcaattaTCGTCCCactttcaaatttaatagatcATGAAGAACTTGCAAATGTTTTTGAGAaatttatgaatatatataaatggtgTGTGTGAGACTCAATTGGAGACTGGAGATAAATTTAGCAttagtaatttaaaataatagttcGAATATGTCTTGATATTGTTTTTGTGCTccttaaataaatttcttactCTATAGGGTTTCTCAATTGAGTTCTTCAAccacttctattttttttcttaatattttttaaagttccagataaataatgtcattttatagtttatttttattttctccctAAAAATCTTGAAGATTTTAGACAAAAagcttaattgaaaatataaatcctttgaaacttaattgagacaaaaaaacaatctttgaGGATACCATTGAGATTCTAGTTATGGTTTGGGGACCCATTTGAAATTTGGCGAAATATTCTAGCCTCAGAGTTGTCAAAAGCCGCAGTCCCAAGgagaccaaaaataaaaaactcgaATAACATAGACAAAGAGCGACACCGATTCTACCAGACAATCAAAAATGGCGATGGCAAGTATTGCAAGGAGAAAGGCATGCTTTTTAACAAGAAACTTATCAAATTCTTCAAGTGCTGATGCTTTCAAGTTTTCTTATTCCCTCACTAAATTCTCTCGTGGGTTTGCTTCCTCGGGATCTGAAGAGAACGATGTAGTTGTCATCGGTGGTGGACCAGGTGGCTATGTGGCTGCTATTAAAGCTGCCCAGTTGGGTCTCAAAACTACTTGTATTGAAAAACGTGGTACTCTTGGTGGCACTTGTCTTAATGTCGGCTGTATCCCTTCAAAGgtaattcccttttgttttggtttctctTTTTGATCTCTTTCTGTGTTAAAGTTGTTGGGTTGTGTTTGTTTCTgtgagattttatattttgtttgctttcaGATCTGTTGGTATTGTTTGTTACCTGAATTTGATTGATGGGTTTTCCGTCGGAAATGGGAATTTTTCTGATTGCTTTTTTGATAGAGATTTCTTGTTATGTATTTTACTGTTTATCGAAATTTCGAACAAATTATGCTTTGGCTATTGGAGAGGTTTTTGACTGTTTAACGGAAGGAATAAAAACAGTAGaagattttgtttgttattggATTCAACATTTTGATCTCCATCTGTGAAAGTTCATTTCGCAGTGTATAGAAGGCCCAAAGTATCCTGCAATTAATCCCTGTTAGGCAGTGGATTTAGGTTGGGAACGCTGATGAAACCGTATTTCccaaaaattcagaaatttttcttttgtttttttacttaaaattattttttttatgttttcaaataatttgGATGTACTGGtatcaaaagtaatttttaaaaaataaaaaaaattattttgatacgtttccaggcaaaaaaacattttgaaccaCAACCGCTaacacactcccaaacacctcTAGATTATCCAAATAGAACTTTTAAGTTGTCTGATTAGTTCTACTGATTGTATGTTTTACATCTGTGGTTGACATGGTGATTTGTTTTGTAACCAGCTTGTTTATATTAGTTCGTCTAAAATGTTCTGGAATTCAACATATTATGAACTGTGTATTTGTGCctttgaagttaacaaccagAAGTATTACTCCTGGATTGTCAACTCATTTATGTATTCTTTGTATTTAGTTATTTAACCTATCTTTTGTAGCTTTATTGTTCTTTCTTATAGCCAAACTCTTTGACAAGCATTGGGAAAAAATGTTTGCACACGTAACATATTTCACATTTGGAATTTATCCAACCCTTCTTTTTTTCAGGCACTTCTTCACTCATCACACATGTTCCATGAAGCCCAACATTCATTTGCTAGCCATGGAGTGAAGTTCTCTTCTGTTGAGGTTGATTTACCTGCCATGATGGCCCAAAAAGACAAAGCTGTGTCTACCCTTACTCGAGGTATTGAAGGTTTATTAAAGAAGAACAAAGTCAACTATGTCAAAGGATATGGCAAGTTCATCTCCCCATCTGAGGTGTCAGTGGACACTATTGATGGTGCAAACACTGTTGTGAAAGGCAAGAATATCATAATTGCCACAGGTTCTGATGTAAAGTCTCTGCCTGGGATTACCATCGACGAAGAGAAAATCGTATCTTCTACTGGTGCTTTGGCTTTGAAAAAGATTCCAAAGAAACTTGTGGTCATTGGGGCAGGCTATATTGGACTTGAGATGGGCTCAGTGTGGCGCCGACTTGGTTCAGAAGTCACCGTCGTTGAGTTTGCTCCGGATATTGTCCCAAGCATGGATGGGGAAGTTCGCAAGCAATTTCAACGCATGCTTGAGAAGCAGAAGATGAAATTCATGCTCAAAACTAAGGTTGTAGGAGTTGATACTTCTGGAGATGGTGTGAAATTGACACTTGAACCAGCATCTGGCGGTGACCAGACAACTCTTGAAGCTGATGTGGTTCTTGTCTCTGCTGGTAGGACTCCATTCACTGCTGGGCTTGGACTGGACAAGATTGGTGTGGAAACTGACAAGGTTGGACGAATTCCTGTCGATGAAAGGTTTGTGACAAATGTTTCTGGTGTCTATGCTATTGGGGATGTGATTCCTGGCCCAATGTTAGCCCACAAGGCAGAAGAGGATGGAGTTGCTTGTGTGGAATTCATAGCAGGCAAGCACGGCCACGTTGACTATGATAAGGTCCCTGGAGTTGTATATACACATCCTGAGGTTGCATCTGTTGGTAAGACTGAAGAGCAGGTCAAGGCACTTGGTGTTGAGTACTGTGTTGGGAAGTTCCCTCTCTTGGCAAATAGTCGCGCCAAGGCAATCGACGATGCTGAAGGGCTAGTCAAGATAATTGCTGAGAAAGAGACAGACAAAATATTGGGAGTTCATATCATGGCACCTAATGCTGGAGAGCTCATTCACGAGGCCGCGCTGGCTCTTACTTATGATGCTTCTAGTGAGGACATAGCTCGTGTATGCCACGCTCATCCAACAATGAGTGAGGCATTGAAGGAAGCTGCCATGGCCACTCATGACAAGGCCATTCACATCTAAAAGGATTGATTattacctttctttttcatttttgctGAAAGACCTTGCGATTGGCTTAGTAAAACTGCCCTCTGCTTTGCTCATCCTTTATTTGATCAGGTTTGAATAGAGATTTACTGTTCATTTCCTTGCATCTACATGAGAATAACTAAACACGGTCAACATTCGTGATGAGATGAGTGCATGCATTTTGAGTCAATGGCCATTACTAATGAGACCTTGTGTTCTCATGAATTGTCATTgcagttgtttttatttttttgttcaaaaaattgGCATTGCAGCTGTTGGTATATTGGGATCCTACCCAAATGATAGAATATGTAATTCATTTTAGTCGTGGAGCcgttggttttttggtttttgttagtTTCTGTCACAAGTGAGCTGTGAAATGCTCCATACTTATCTTCCGCCCAGTCACAAATGCGGGCCATCAATCACTTTCGAAAAGTTAAGAATTAGCCATTTGATTTGTGTGTTCCATAGTATCTAAATCGTCTTACCTAATGCTCAGAAGTCGGAATGTTCTCTGATCCTTTTCCTTCCCCTAGAGATGTATAGAAGAAATCTAAGAGGGCATATTGCGCCATGCAAGGACTAAGGTCACAAGTTCCTTCTCTTGAGCCTTCTCATGAATGGTTGCATGCCTCCATTACCGGCAATTTAAAACATCCAATTTTCAAACGGAAATGAGTTCATATGCTTGCGTGATTATCTCTAGATAGAGTTGAGAGTTGATATAATTTCACGGGCACGGGTAAGAGAACCAGTGAGCGGACGCTGCAACAAAGATCCCCTAGGAGCTCAGAGCAATACTATTGCCAAGAGGAAAAGTATATCGAACTGAAAAGACTATTTATTAGCCCTGCGAGGGAAATGGAGGTGCTGTATTGGATTTACTACAAGCCCTCTAATCCTCATGCCTCCGCCAAGGAAATGTAATGGGAGGTGAAACATGTATTGCATGatgaaaagagataaaaaatggAAGGGCGTGGAGAGATTTCATCCATCATGTTACATCGGTAGCTGGTCTAAGCTCCCGACAACCACAGACCAGAAAACCATCTGCTAAAACTTGGAAAGAGGACAAACATTTGCTGCAGATAAGACAGTGCTCTCCTCATCTCCTCTTCACGAAGTAACCAAAGATTTCACAGGAAGTTCCTTGACCACTTAAAATACACCAATCCATCACTCTGCTCATCTAACAGAAATCCTTGACCgcacaacaaaaacaaaccatcCCGAAGCTGTAAGCAAAATCATGGGGCCTTCCCCATGTTCACTGCAAGTTCACGATAGTGGAGTTGCTAGGAAGTGTGATTACATCACAAATCCTCTCGCATATCtgtcaaatttgaaaaaaaaaggagtcaaattatacaaaaggaaaaaacatgtcAATTAAAATCATACAcgtaaagcaaaataaaaataaatacataaaaacaatgaaaataaatacattaattattttcataattctcgtaaaacaaagaattaataATCAATATCAATTAACCAGCAAAAACACTACCCAAACTACATCAAATCGTgttaataaaattgtattagatatttaacttaaaattctTAAGAATTAAGGATAAAAGTTCgaggaaaatgataaaaaagaaaatcaatcatAAGATAGATATCTTATGCATTACTTAAGAGGGTTTCATTAGTAAATctcataaatataattgttgatatttttcgataaataaattatataatattagaattaCTTGTTTTGTTATTCTTTGTTGCAGCTTGCTTTTTGTACTTTTTgggtttcttcatcaatttaatgccttttaatatatatatatatatatatatggtttattaaaaaagaagaagaagagctaaCAACATGGGTGCCAATCAAAGAACTTCAGAAGTATTTGCGGCCACCTAAGCGTTGATTCAACAAcggaaaaaatattgatcagacaagaaaaataaatggcatatatgaattatgtttaattgAATCACTATTCAAGTTGAAAAAGAGGCCAATTCTGTTGTAACGCTAGAGATATGACCAGTCAAACAGTAGTTGGTTTAATAACTGGGCTGAAGGTTGCACTATAATCAAGAACAGGACGTTGATGAAAATCTTTAGCCACAAGACGTGTCTTATACCTTGCGATACTGCTATCAGGATTACGTTTGATTCTAAATATCCATTTGTTTCCCACAAGCCTCTGAGATGGATTAGGAGGAACAAGAGTCCAAGTGCCATGTCGAACAAGTGCAGTAAATTCATCAGACATGGCTTGTCTCCAATTAGGATCTTTAATGGCTTGAGACACTACACATGTGGGCTCAACAGAGGTAATTGGTAAAAAGGTAAAGTTTCTTGGGGCGATGTATATTATTCATGGATCGTGTAGTCATTTGAGATCTGCTTCATAACCAATAAGGAGATCATGAAGTTCCTCAAAGCTGAGGGAGGATTCGCGAGCCCTGATAGGGCCTACAATGTCGTGAAATTCATCACCAAGTCCATTAAGAATGTGGAGCGTAAGATCATCATTGGTTAAAGGTGTGTCAATGAGTGCTAGTTCATCTGCAATAGATTTGACAGATTGCAAAAACTCAGAGAATGAACGGGTACCACGTTGGCTGGATGTGAGAGTTTCCTTCAACTGCATGACTCTAGTCCGTGAGCGATTTGCAAACAGACGAGCAAGTGTGCTCCAAGCTTCTCGGGACGTGTCAGCTGTGGCCACAAGTGGCATGACGTTTTCTGACACAGACGAAAATATCGCATTGAGTAGTTGTCCTGACAATACCAGTGCTGGTATGCAGGTGAAATGGAGGGAGCTGCAGTAGTAGAGTTGGAAGTGGTTCGAGGCGGACAGGTTGAGGAGCCAATAGCCATCCACATAGCCAAGGAGCTCATAACCAATAAGCAGAGAGGTGAATTGTGCTCGCCATGAAGGATAATTTGTTCCTGTAAGTTTAAGGGGCAATTGGGACGTAGTGTTAATGGCGGTGAGTGATAGCTTGGTGGTAATGTCTGAGCTGGGGGTAGAATTAGGTGTTGAGTTGCTTACAGGGAggaacacatttgaaaaaaaaaaaaaaaaaaaaaaaggaattacaaAAGTAATGTCCATAGTTGATGTTATCCTTATCATGTGATAGCGTTGATACACGGCTGGCCACTGTCTTCATTTTGTAATTGGGTATTGAAGTATTCATTACGACATGTCGGCTGAGCTTGCTTGGCCAAATTGGCTCCAGCCGCCCTCTTTGCATTTGAGCTAAGCCATGAAGTTTCTCTTGTTTATGTTCAGCTCTACGGAAGCTGTTGCAACATCTAGACGTGAATATGGCTTTGGCTTTCATGTCCCCAATTTTCTTGGTGTGGAGGTTAATTTCTTGTAAATGCTCTTATCTATTCGGTGGTCTGCATGCAAGCCCTCTTGTTTCAAGTATGAGGATTTAGATAGGCATCCATATTATCACACTAAAAGCcgttcattttcattttaaaattaacatgcgGCTTCTCTCTTTAATTACTTGCAAAACAACATTCCTTTATACCTcgataactaaaattaattgcATTAAACACCCAATAAATTGTATTGGAACCAATCTTGtgttaaaattgatttcaattatttaaatagaTTGGTCATAGAGTTCATTACTTCTCAAGACCACCGCATAGATAAGAGCATTATTTCCATACTACCTTCTTAAATTTCCATACAAGTCGTCGTTCTTTACTTCTCAATAGTTCTTTATTTCTTCCCTCTCGCATGTGATATCGGAAGAGTATAGAGTCAGCCATGGAAGCGCATGAAGGGTGAGTGTCACACCAAGACAACgacatatataaaatgaaaaacagaaaatacCAAAACTGAAATTAATCACAGcagaaaatggaaaaacaacagcattcatatatatattagttttactcAGAAACAATAAAGATAGAAACGAGCTAGGATCGATCTCTGTCGAAACCCCATAATATCTCGCACCGGCTTTATTATTTCTTAGGAATAGCAGCACTCCCTTCGAACTAAGAAACAGAAACACAAGAAAGAACAAGCATTCAAAATTCCGGGAGAACATTTATTTCACGTAACGATacgatttgtttttgtattttaaaagtatttttaaaaatatttaaatttttttattattttaaattaatatgtttttgatatgtttagatcattttgatgtgttaatgtcaaaaataatttttttaaaaaaaatattactttaatatatttccgagtaaaaaacactttaaaaagcaaccgcaattaTACTTTCAAACACGCTCTACATGACTTATTCCTGTGAAATGGTCAGGCAGGATTTATTATCCCATGAAAATTTAGTAGAGAAAGTACATAGTCTATAACAAGACGTTGTGACAATGCAGGTAAAGATTTCACGGGATAtgatttttagagattaaatcatgtttaagaGATTTGTCGAGCttgtcttgtttcttttttcttaaattaatgttttattttttcttttatactctatttttaacttttattttgttatttttttttgtttgattctatTGGATTaaccctcaatatttttttttatttcaccccatatcattttttaatctataaataatctatcatattacaaatgatttttaatttcaccacctgtgattttttaatctttcaaaatcagttctcattcttttaattgcaatttcttTTGTCCgcgatctttttttttttcaaattttatcctcattggGTTTTTTCCTGTTAGATTTTagctcatttctttcttttttttgttgttcattttcttttataagtttttttattaatattttttcaataattttatcctttaaaattaaattagatgatATTTAAGTTTCTTGATTAAACTTGGGTTCATGATTTAACAAGttgcaagttttttatattaaactaaGTTTAGGAAGTTCATCTAAgtttgcttagttttttttcttttttttaagctgatgccatatacttttttttttagtttttttttttttaagtttttcttcaattaggtTAGGATTGGGTTGTTTGATAATCCAAATATATTcagtatgtttttatttatctttttttcattgtttttttatagtttatttattattgttgttgtttttattatttaaattaccacATGAACCAAtgacttgaaaattaaaaaaaaaattaaccaatcattttatatatat is a window encoding:
- the LOC7471085 gene encoding probable protein phosphatase 2C 13 isoform X3, whose protein sequence is MAPSTPVFDSISTEVSRFETGAICSVLNGVIRRLISQGLQVVESSAAKLFPRIRSGSYADIGSRPSMDDEHVRIDDLSAHLGSYFKCPSSFYAVFDGHGGPDAAAYVKRNAVRLFFEDVHLPQTSDVDDVFLRALLNSHREAFLQADSALADKSIVSSSCGTTALTALVLGRHLVVANAGDCRAVLCRKGVAVDVSQDHKPSYLPERRRVEELGGRVQGEYLNGPSVTRALSVTRALGDWDFKLPVGSTSPLTAEPEVQQFMLTEADEFLIIGCDGIWDVMSSQHAVSLVRRGLRRHDDPELSARELVMEASRLHSADNLTAVVVCFASPNPVESCEPRSRRLRFFCLSEEARSKLKSLFEGN
- the LOC7471085 gene encoding probable protein phosphatase 2C 13 isoform X5, yielding MDDEHVRIDDLSAHLGSYFKCPSSFYAVFDGHGGPDAAAYVKRNAVRLFFEDVHLPQTSDVDDVFLRALLNSHREAFLQADSALADKSIVSSSCGTTALTALVLGRHLVVANAGDCRAVLCRKGVAVDVSQDHKPSYLPERRRVEELGGRVQGEYLNGPSVTRALSVTRALGDWDFKLPVGSTSPLTAEPEVQQFMLTEADEFLIIGCDGIWDVMSSQHAVSLVRRGLRRHDDPELSARELVMEASRLHSADNLTAVVVCFASPNPVESCEPRSRRLRFFCLSEEARSKLKSLFEGN
- the LOC7471085 gene encoding probable protein phosphatase 2C 13 isoform X2 — encoded protein: MKETTEIMCNVIDVQYQLCLAKDQQNMAPSTPVFDSISTEVSRFETVVESSAAKLFPRIRSGSYADIGSRPSMDDEHVRIDDLSAHLGSYFKCPSSFYAVFDGHGGPDAAAYVKRNAVRLFFEDVHLPQTSDVDDVFLRALLNSHREAFLQADSALADKSIVSSSCGTTALTALVLGRHLVVANAGDCRAVLCRKGVAVDVSQDHKPSYLPERRRVEELGGRVQGEYLNGPSVTRALSVTRALGDWDFKLPVGSTSPLTAEPEVQQFMLTEADEFLIIGCDGIWDVMSSQHAVSLVRRGLRRHDDPELSARELVMEASRLHSADNLTAVVVCFASPNPVESCEPRSRRLRFFCLSEEARSKLKSLFEGN
- the LOC7471085 gene encoding probable protein phosphatase 2C 13 isoform X1 is translated as MKETTEIMCNVIDVQYQLCLAKDQQNMAPSTPVFDSISTEVSRFETGAICSVLNGVIRRLISQGLQVVESSAAKLFPRIRSGSYADIGSRPSMDDEHVRIDDLSAHLGSYFKCPSSFYAVFDGHGGPDAAAYVKRNAVRLFFEDVHLPQTSDVDDVFLRALLNSHREAFLQADSALADKSIVSSSCGTTALTALVLGRHLVVANAGDCRAVLCRKGVAVDVSQDHKPSYLPERRRVEELGGRVQGEYLNGPSVTRALSVTRALGDWDFKLPVGSTSPLTAEPEVQQFMLTEADEFLIIGCDGIWDVMSSQHAVSLVRRGLRRHDDPELSARELVMEASRLHSADNLTAVVVCFASPNPVESCEPRSRRLRFFCLSEEARSKLKSLFEGN
- the LOC7471085 gene encoding probable protein phosphatase 2C 13 isoform X4, producing the protein MAPSTPVFDSISTEVSRFETVVESSAAKLFPRIRSGSYADIGSRPSMDDEHVRIDDLSAHLGSYFKCPSSFYAVFDGHGGPDAAAYVKRNAVRLFFEDVHLPQTSDVDDVFLRALLNSHREAFLQADSALADKSIVSSSCGTTALTALVLGRHLVVANAGDCRAVLCRKGVAVDVSQDHKPSYLPERRRVEELGGRVQGEYLNGPSVTRALSVTRALGDWDFKLPVGSTSPLTAEPEVQQFMLTEADEFLIIGCDGIWDVMSSQHAVSLVRRGLRRHDDPELSARELVMEASRLHSADNLTAVVVCFASPNPVESCEPRSRRLRFFCLSEEARSKLKSLFEGN